The following proteins are co-located in the Perca fluviatilis chromosome 22, GENO_Pfluv_1.0, whole genome shotgun sequence genome:
- the eif2s3 gene encoding eukaryotic translation initiation factor 2 subunit 3, with the protein MAGDESGTTLGQPHLARQDLSSLDVSTLTPLSQEIISRQATINIGTIGHVAHGKSTVVKAISGVHTVRFKNELERNITIKLGYANAKVYKLDDPSCPRPECYRSCGSSTPDEFPTDIPNTKGHFKLVRHVSFVDCPGHDILMATMLNGAAVMDAALLLIAGNESCPQPQTSEHLAAIEIMKLKHILILQNKIDLVKESQAKEQYEQILAFVQGTVAEGAPIIPISAQLKYNIEVVCEYIVKMIPVPVRDFTSEPRLIVIRSFDVNKPGCEVDDLKGGVAGGSILKGVLKVGQEIEVRPGIVSKDHEGKLMCKPIFSKIVSLFAEHNDLQYAAPGGLIGVGTKIDPTLCRADRMVGQVLGAVGALPEIFTELEISYFLLRRLLGVRTEGDKKAAKVQKLSKNEVLMVNIGSLSTGGRVSAVKADLAKIVLTNPVCTEVGEKIALSRRVEKHWRLIGWGQIRRGVTITPTVDDD; encoded by the exons ATGGCGGGTGACGAGTCTGGTACAACGCTTGGTCAGCCTCATCTGGCTAGACAAGACCTTAGTTCTCTG GATGTGTCTACTCTGACGCCTCTCTCTCAGGAGATCATCAGCAGACAGGCCACCATCAATATTG GCACCATCGGTCATGTGGCCCACGGCAAGTCCACAGTAGTGAAGGCCATTTCTGGTGTTCACACTGTCAGGTTCAAGAACGAGCTGGAGAGAAACATCACCATCAAGCTAGGATATGCTAACGCTAAG GTCTATAAGCTGGACGACCCCAGCTGTCCCAGGCCAGAGTGCTACAGGTCGTGTGGCAGCAGCACTCCTGATGAGTTTCCCACAGACATCCCCAACACCAAGGGCCACTTCAAACTGGTCAG ACACGTGTCATTCGTTGACTGTCCTGGCCACGACATTTTGATGGCAACTATGTTGAACGGAGCCGCCGTCATGGATGCAGCCCTCCTGCTTATTG CGGGTAATGAGTCGTGTCCTCAGCCCCAGACGTCGGAGCATCTGGCGGCCATAGAGATCATGAAGCTGAAGCACATCCTCATCCTGCAGAACAAGATCGACCTGGTGAAGGAGAGCCAGGCCAAAGAGCAGTACGAGCAGATCCTCGCCTTCGTACAGG GCACGGTGGCAGAGGGCGCTCCCATCATTCCTATCTCAGCTCAGCTGAAGTACAACATTGAGGTTGTCTGCGAGTACATCGTGAAAATGATTCCCGTGCCCGTCAGAGACTTCACCTCCGAGCCCAGACTCATCG TCATCAGATCTTTTGACGTGAACAAACCCGGCTGTGAAGTGGATGACTTGAAAGGAGGCGTGGCCGGAGGAAGTATCCTGAAGGGCGTGCTCAAG GTGGGTCAGGAGATCGAGGTGCGGCCGGGTATCGTGTCCAAAGACCATGAAGGAAAGCTGATGTGCAAACCCATCTTCTCCAAGATCGTCTCTTTGTTTGCCGAGCACAACGACCTGCAGTACGCTGCACCCGGAGGCCTTATCG gcgTGGGCACTAAGATCGACCCGACGCTGTGCCGAGCGGATCGTATGGTCGGTCAGGTGCTGGGCGCCGTCGGAGCGCTGCCAGAGATCTTCACCGAGCTGGAGATCTCCTACTTCCTGCTCAGGAGGCTGCTGGGAGTCCGCACAGAGGGAGACAAGAAGGCAGCCAAG GTCCAGAAGCTGTCTAAGAACGAGGTTCTGATGGTGAACATCGGCTCTCTGTCGACAGGCGGCCGCGTCAGCGCCGTGAAGGCCGATCTGGCCAAGATCGTCCTCACCAACCCCGTGTGCACCGAGGTCGGGGAGAAGATCGCTCTGAGTCGACGCGTGGAGAAACATTGGCG CC